A genomic stretch from Bacteroidota bacterium includes:
- the cysK gene encoding cysteine synthase A, which produces MPFQNILQTIGNTPHVKLNRLFASHPVTVYSKLERANPGASIKDRIALSMIEDAEAKGILKPESIIVEPTSGNTGIGLAMVAAVKGYKLVLVMPESMSVERRKVMAAYGATFELTPREKGMKGAIEKAKELVASTPNAWMPMQFDNPANIDVHVKTTAEEILKDFPNGVDVVITGVGTGGHITGVAQVLKAKFPKTKVFAVEPALSPVISGGQPGPHPIQGIGAGFIPSNLHTSLLDGVIQVTKEEAFDFAQRSAREEGIFIGISSGASLAAVSKKISEIPAGSTVLTFCYDTGERYLSIDGLY; this is translated from the coding sequence ATGCCATTTCAAAACATCCTCCAAACCATCGGGAATACCCCGCATGTAAAACTGAACCGGTTGTTTGCCAGTCACCCGGTTACGGTCTATTCCAAACTGGAACGTGCCAATCCGGGTGCCAGCATCAAAGACCGGATCGCTCTGAGCATGATTGAAGATGCCGAAGCCAAAGGTATTCTTAAGCCAGAATCCATCATCGTGGAACCGACCTCGGGCAACACTGGTATCGGTCTGGCCATGGTCGCTGCCGTGAAAGGATATAAGCTCGTTCTGGTCATGCCCGAGTCCATGTCGGTGGAACGCCGCAAGGTCATGGCTGCTTACGGTGCCACCTTCGAACTGACTCCACGTGAAAAAGGAATGAAAGGGGCCATCGAAAAGGCCAAGGAACTCGTCGCCTCCACCCCGAATGCCTGGATGCCCATGCAGTTCGACAATCCGGCCAACATTGATGTACACGTGAAAACCACGGCTGAAGAAATTCTGAAAGACTTCCCTAATGGGGTCGATGTGGTGATCACCGGTGTGGGTACCGGCGGACATATCACCGGGGTGGCACAGGTATTAAAAGCAAAATTCCCCAAGACCAAGGTGTTTGCAGTTGAACCAGCCTTGTCACCGGTTATCAGCGGCGGCCAGCCGGGTCCGCACCCGATTCAGGGCATTGGTGCCGGATTCATTCCCTCAAACCTTCACACCTCTTTGCTGGATGGCGTGATTCAGGTGACCAAAGAAGAAGCGTTCGACTTTGCTCAGCGGTCTGCCCGGGAAGAAGGCATTTTCATTGGAATTTCATCGGGTGCCTCGCTGGCAGCTGTTTCCAAAAAGATCAGTGAAATTCCGGCCGGATCCACGGTTCTGACATTCTGCTACGATACCGGCGAACGCTATCTCTCCATCGACGGACTGTATTGA